The following are encoded together in the Bradysia coprophila strain Holo2 unplaced genomic scaffold, BU_Bcop_v1 contig_94, whole genome shotgun sequence genome:
- the LOC119084975 gene encoding alcohol dehydrogenase class-3-like codes for MSQGRVLTCRAAVCWEKGEELKIEEIQVAPPSKNEVRVKIIATSLCYSDIAALDGKFLSIYPIVLGHEGAGVVESVGEGVTEGEFAPGDTVIPLFLPQCKKCSVCLHKTANVCVEFMSEFNGLMADGTSRMSCRGQPLFQFIGCSTFSEYCVVSVNNLCKINPQAPLDKVCIYSCGFCTGYGSALNNANVEKGSSCAVWGLGTLGLSAVLGCRDAGATRIIGIDVNPSKFAIAKEFGATEVINPRDLTVPIDEHLMKTYGGINYTFGCIGNIQTMKEAFGSTSLGYGVCVLLGVSPNGQELGIEPIQCQLGRTLKGSLFGGYKSKDSVPRLVQEYMDGLLPTDKLITHHLSLVEVNKAIELLKSGQTIRSVIHHE; via the exons ATGTCGCAAGGTAGAGTTTTAACTTGTCGTGCGGCCGTTTGTTGGGAAAAGGGTGAGGAGCTGAAAATCGAAGAAATTCAAGTTGCACCGCCATCCAAGAATGAGGTTCGAGTCAAAATTATCGCTACGAGTTTG TGCTACAGTGACATTGCTGCCCTCGATGGAAAGTTCCTCAGCATTTATCCTATTGTTCTAG GTCATGAAGGTGCCGGCGTCGTCGAATCAGTCGGTGAAGGAGTAACTGAAGGAGAATTCGCGCCCGGCGACACCGTCATTCCACTGTTCTTGCCGCAATGCAAAAAGTGTTCGGTTTGTCTGCATAAAACGGCGAATGTTTGTGTGGAGTTCATGAGCGAATTCAATGGCCTGATGGCAGACGGAACGTCACGAATGAGTTGCCGAGGTCAACCTCTATTCCAATTTATTGGCTGTTCAACATTTTCCGAATATTGTGTCGTTAGCGTGAACAACTTATGCAAAATCAATCCGCAAGCGCCGCTCGATAAAGTTTGCATTTATTCGTGCGGCTTTTGTACGGGCTACGGAAGTGCTCTCAATAATGCTAACGTCGAAAAGGGAAGCAGCTGTGCTGTGTGGGGTCTGGGTACACTTGGTCTTTCGGCTGTGTTGGGTTGCAGAGATGCGGGTGCGACTAGAATTATCGGCATTGATGTCAATCCGTCAAAGTTTGCAATTGCTAAGGAGTTTGGCGCAACTGAGGTGATCAATCCTCGTGATCTAACTGTGCCAATCGACGAACACTTGATGAAGACATACGGTGGCATTAACTATACATTCGGGTGCATCGGTAACATTCAAACAATGAAG gAAGCCTTCGGCTCCACCTCATTAGGTTATGGCGTGTGTGTCTTGCTGGGCGTTAGCCCGAACGGACAGGAACTGGGAATTGAACCCATTCAGTGTCAACTTGGCCGAACATTAAAGGGTTCACTTTTCGGTGGTTACAAGAGCAAGGATAGCGTACCACGACTCGTTCAAGAATACATGGATGGGCTGCTGCCTACCGATAAGCTCATTACTCATCACTTAAGTCTTGTTGAGGTGAACAAAGCAATCGAATTGTTAAAAAGCGGACAAACCATTCGATCGGTCATCCATCATGAGtag
- the LOC119084976 gene encoding multiple inositol polyphosphate phosphatase 1-like, whose translation MKFVVALLGVLFLAVTADAGASMHNPFYCYATDPIRPMTNMASVFTSYEAIRRFNFTTVNPYRSTCTPSRFWYMGRYGARFPHPIGMEEMIDFAESSVQGDIVSNYEAGRTSLCRQDFEMIRDFSMENDFASGFHLGNASLVTDSGIIGIQNIARRYQENFPDIFPTTYSPERFLFRHTQSVRTNQSARAFASGLFGEAGAQNVVYEDVPERDWFLRPFDFCPAFNDEVSDWDAQRNAFRDGPEMQELIEQVNRRLGFHADQLNFQQIVDMWDWCRFKTAAYFEESGSETGTHCPWCAAFSVAHHLILEYWEDLGHFYFSGYGVRNQRLLENLNCGVMQDLINHMQSDSPQVARIYMSYTQEVQLLLVLLGSFRDTWPLHQHNYAQQAARNWLTSLIAPFGSNLAVVRHDCDDGDHDLIFYLNERPILVPGCDQQNGVCKLSVIVERFQRFVGVNCEEVFCSNL comes from the exons ATGAAGTTCGTTGTGGCGTTGTTGGGCGTTTTATTTCTAGCCGTTACGGCAGACGCTGGTGCGTCAATGCACAATCCATTTTACTGTTATGCAACGGATCCCATCCGTCCAATGACGAATATGGCATCCGTATTCACCAGCTATGAGGCGATTCGTCGGTTCAATTTCACAACTGTAAATCCGTACCGATCAA ctTGTACTCCGTCGAGATTCTGGTACATGGGACGATATGGGGCACGTTTCCCTCATCCAATT GGAATGGAAGAGATGATTGACTTCGCAGAATCTTCGGTTCAGGGTGATATTGTCAGTAACTATGAGGCAGGCAGAACCAGTTTGTGCAGACAGGATTTTGAGATGATTCGCGATTTTTCCATGGAAAACGATTTTGCATCCGGTTTCCATCTCGGAAATGCTAGTTTGGTCACTGATTCCGGAATCATCGGAATCCAGAATATTGCCAGGCGTTACCAGGAGAATTTCCCCGATATTTTCCCCACAACATATAGCCCTGAACGTTTCCTGTTCCGTCATACCCAGTCTGTGCGCACCAACCAATCTGCTCGTGCCTTTGCTAGCGGTCTGTTTGGTGAAGCAGGAGCCCAGAATGTTGTTTACGAGGATGTGCCAGAAAGGGATTGGTTCTTGAGACCATTTGACTTCTGTCCGGCATTTAATGACGAAGTATCCGATTGGGATGCTCAACGAAACGCCTTCCGTGATGGACCTGAAATGCAAGAGCTCATTGAACAAGTCAACAGAAGATTAGGCTTCCATGCAGATCAATTGAACTTCCAGCAAATTGTTGATATGTGGGATTGGTGTCGATTTAAGACAGCCGCTTATTTCGAAGAATCCGGTTCGGAGACAGGCACCCACTG TCCTTGGTGCGCTGCATTCTCGGTAGCTCATCATCTGATACTGGAATACTGGGAAGATTTAGGTCATTTCTACTTCAGCGGATATGGAGTACGAAATCAACGCTTGCTTGAAAACCTTAACTGTGGTGTTATGCAGGACCTAATCAATCACATGCAATCCGACTCTCCCCAAGTAGCTCGCATTTACATGAGTTACACTCAAGAAGTTCAGCTGCTATTGGTCCTACTCGGCTCATTCAGAGACACCTGGCCGCTTCATCAACACAATTATGCTCAACAAGCAGCACGAAATTGGCTAACCAGTCTGATCGCACCATTCGGTTCAAATTTAGCAGTCGTTCGTCACGA TTGTGATGACGGTGACCACgatttaattttctatttgaatGAGAGACCAATATTGGTTCCCGGCTGCGATCAACAAAACGGTGTATGCAAGTTGAGTGTCATTGTGGAACGGTTCCAACGATTCGTCGGTGTCAATTGCGAGGAAGTATTCTGCAGTAACTTGTAA